The Mycobacteriales bacterium nucleotide sequence TATCCCAGCGGCAGCCCGTAGGTGGTCAGCACCGGGATGAGCAGCGGAACCGAGAGGTAACCGACGAACGCCACCAGCGGCGCCGCGAGGAACACCCAGCTGGCGTTCTCCGGGACCAGCGTCTCCTTGCGGTACAGCTTGCCCAGGTCGTAATAGGGCTGCAGCACCCGGGGCCCCCGGCGGCC carries:
- a CDS encoding NADH-quinone oxidoreductase subunit H, which gives rise to MNPLPDPAVQVLQVATVFVFAPGISGVIATVEARVQGRRGPRVLQPYYDLGKLYRKETLVPENASWVFLAAPLVAFVGYLSVPLLIPVLTTYGLPLG